A stretch of the Argentina anserina chromosome 6, drPotAnse1.1, whole genome shotgun sequence genome encodes the following:
- the LOC126798931 gene encoding zinc finger protein CONSTANS-LIKE 12, translated as MRRCELCTASALLYCEPDMAYLCLNCDVSVHSANDLAQRHTRLRLCAKCYDQPIAVRCLDLNIDLCQSCGWNHSNGITGMGHRNQAISRHTGSSLSENSRIWSAVAEGGSASGGFGGNGWELLVGGSVVSKNEKICISNCLERRDSEASSFGVVNTGKLNDVLAESNCTPEFEPWMVPSTVIPSDTNCIQLQCKDQAPFLPLESSQLQKLQGSSNLRDLGIQDGNDLCEGLNMDDVPLDVETDDELFSCSQGPSRYPFEDGEFDCLLMDQKNVSVTESNGPHSDNPIQQVSPTGQQDCTLGFQSSCVSDGVIPPVMNAGSTVNCSLLMNPSCSRNINLELLNPTGQVHSSMSLSLSSITRDTSHTTHADYQDCGLSPVFLSAEPWDSTLEAGSPRARDKAKMRYEEKKKTRTFGKQIRYASRKARADTRKRVKGRFVKSGEEYDYDPLVRRSF; from the exons aTGAGGCGATGTGAACTATGTACCGCGAGTGCCCTTCTTTATTGTGAACCAGATATGGCTTACCTTTGCTTAAACTGTGATGTAAGTGTACACTCGGCCAATGACTTAGCTCAGAGGCACACACGTTTGCGTCTATGTGCTAAGTGCTATGATCAGCCCATAGCAGTTCGATGCCTTGATTTGAACATTGACTTGTGCCAAAGTTGTGGGTGGAATCACAGTAATGGGATAACAGGAATGGGGCACCGGAACCAGGCAATAAGTCGCCATACAGGGTCATCTTTGTCTGAGAATTCTAGAATTTGGTCTGCGGTCGCTGAAGGAGGTTCAGCTTCTGGTGGCTTTGGTGGCAATGGTTGGGAGTTGCTAGTTGGGGGTTCTGTGGTATCAAAGAACGAGAAAATATGCATCAGTAACTGTTTGGAACGTAGAGATAGTGAGGCATCTTCGTTTGGGGTAGTGAATACAGGCAAGTTAAATGACGTACTAGCAGAGTCTAATTGTACACCTGAGTTTGAGCCTTGGATGGTCCCATCTACTGTGATTCCATCAGATACGAACTGCATCCAGCTTCAGTGCAAAGATCAAGCACCATTCTTGCCTCTGGAGTCGAGCCAGCTGCAAAAG cTACAGGGTTCTTCAAATCTAAGAGATCTAGGAATTCAGGATGGCAATGATCTATGTGAAGGTCTTAACATGGATGACGTTCCATTAGACGTTGAAACTGACGATGAGCTATTTAGCTGCTCACAAGGTCCTTCCAGATACCCGTTTGAGGATGGAGAGTTTGATTGTCTGTTAATGGACCAGAAAAACGTATCAGTCACCGAGTCTAATGGTCCTCACAGTGACAATCCTATACAACAG GTATCACCAACAGGACAACAAGACTGTACTCTGGGATTTCAGTCGTCCTGTGTATCAGATGGTGTGATTCCCCCAGTGATGAATGCTGGTAGCACTGTAAACTGCAGCTTGCTTATGAATCCTAGTTGCAGCAGGAACATCAATTTGGAGTTACTTAATCCTACCGGTCAAGTTCATTCAAGCATGTCATTATCACTATCCAGCATCACAAGAGATACAAGTCATACAACTCATGCAGATTATCAAGATTGTGGACTGTCACCCGTCTTTCTATCAGCAGAACCTTGGGACTCTACTCTGGAGGCCGGCAGTCCGCGAGCAAGGGACAAAGCTAAGATGAGATAtgaggaaaaaaagaagactCGCAC GTTTGGTAAACAAATAAGATATGCCTCTAGAAAGGCTAGAGCTGATACCAGAAAACGAGTCAAGGGAAGATTTGTAAAATCAGGTGAAGAATATGATTACGATCCTCTTGTGAGAAGGAGCTTCTGA
- the LOC126798926 gene encoding uncharacterized protein LOC126798926 translates to MYQKTQRKVNSVIKAIRFWYLSLSLPFSMPKALTPSRLKALLLVLSLFFNLCLLFSLHAPQFHLTRYSSSSSSPTTRRHLVFAIASSSLSWPRRKPYLRIWHSPSSTRAFAFLDRPAEPGSGYDDGGGGAAEIVSGDTSRFPYTVKGGLRSAIRVARVVKEIVDRGEADVRWYVFGDDDTVFFVDNLVRTLAKYDHDRWYYIGGNSESYMQNVKYGFDMAFGGGGFAVSHSLAKALARVFDSCLMRYGHLYGSDSRVFSCVAELGIGLTHEPGFHQVDMRGNLFGMLSAHPLSPLVSLHHLEAADSIFPNMNNTQALEHLFKAVNVDPARILQQTVCYDRTHSLTVSVAWGYAIQVYDGNELLPDLLSLQRTFMPWRRSRSAEASQYMFKMRDYPRDACKRPTIFYLESVGSNKHGIWSNYARHNVENCSKENAIRNLEHIRVVSQKLELDVEEMKAPRRQCCNIVQPSFNESMTINIRRCRDDELISMNI, encoded by the exons ATGTACCAAAAAACCCAAAGAAAGGTTAATTCGGTAATTAAGGCGATTCGATTCTGGTATCTCTCGCTTTCTTTACCTTTCTCAATGCCCAAAGCCCTAACACCTTCTCGCCTCAAGGCCCTCCTCTTagtcctctctctcttcttcaacctctgcctcctcttctccctcCACGCGCCTCAGTTCCATCTCACGCGctactcctcctcctcttcatctcccaccacgcgccgccacctCGTCTTCGCCATCGCGTCCTCCTCCCTCTCCTGGCCCCGCCGCAAGCCCTACCTCCGCATCTGGCACTCCCCGTCCTCCACCCGCGCATTCGCCTTCCTCGACCGCCCCGCCGAGCCAGGCTCCGGATATGACGACGGTGGCGGAGGCGCGGCGGAGATCGTCTCCGGCGACACCTCCAGGTTCCCGTACACCGTCAAGGGCGGGCTCCGGTCCGCGATCCGAGTGGCGCGCGTGGTGAAGGAGATCGTGGACCGCGGCGAGGCGGACGTGCGGTGGTACGTGTTCGGCGACGACGACACGGTGTTCTTCGTCGACAACTTGGTGAGGACGCTGGCGAAGTACGATCACGATCGGTGGTACTACATTGGGGGAAACTCGGAGAGCTACATGCAGAATGTCAAGTACGGCTTCGACATGGCGTTCGGCGGCGGCGGATTCGCCGTATCACATTCTCTGGCTAAGGCCTTGGCTAGGGTTTTCGACTCGTGCTTGATGAGGTATGGCCACTTGTACGGCAGTGATTCCCGCGTTTTTTCATGCGTGGCGGAGCTCGGCATTGGCTTAACTCATGAGCCTGGCTTTCATCAG GTCGATATGCGGGGTAATTTGTTTGGAATGCTATCCGCACATCCATTGTCACCTTTGGTTTCGCTTCACCATTTGGAGGCTGCAGATTCGATTTTCCCTAACATGAACAACACTCAAGCTTTGGAACATCTTTTTAAGGCGGTGAATGTTGATCCTGCCAGGATATTGCAGCAAACTGTATGCTATGACCGTACACATTCATTGACTGTTTCGGTTGCATGGGGCTATGCCATTCAGGTGTATGATGGAAATGAGCTTCTTCCGGACCTTCTTTCCCTGCAGAGAACATTTATGCCGTGGAGAAGGAGCCGTAGTGCTGAGGCAAGTCAGTACATGTTCAAAATGAGAGATTATCCTAGAGATGCATGTAAAAGGCCCACTATCTTTTATTTGGAAAGTGTTGGCTCTAATAAGCATGGCATCTGGAGCAACTACGCTAGGCACAATGTGGAAAACTGTTCCAAAGAAAATGCAATAAGGAACCTGGAACATATCAGAGTTGTGTCGCAGAAGCTAGAGCTTGATGTTGAAGAG ATGAAGGCTCCTCGTCGTCAGTGCTGCAACATTGTGCAACCGTCTTTTAATGAGTCAATGACTATCAATATTAGACGTTGCAGAGATGATGAACTTATATCCATGAATATCTAG
- the LOC126797324 gene encoding LOW QUALITY PROTEIN: FHA domain-containing protein DDL-like (The sequence of the model RefSeq protein was modified relative to this genomic sequence to represent the inferred CDS: deleted 1 base in 1 codon; substituted 1 base at 1 genomic stop codon), whose product MAQGKQRPTFELSGKLAAETNRSNGVMLLYTKPGEARRRDVKXRPYVFKGGEEVCEPIEIYRRSCYLFGRERRVADVPIDHPTCSKQHAVIQFRRVEEERRDGTLLKVVKPYIVDLGSTNKTFVNGVAIEPRRYYELVEKNMIKFGYSSREYVLLHENYVG is encoded by the exons ATGGCACAAGGAAAGCAGAGACCTACATTTGAGCTATCGGGAAAACTTGCTGCAGAAACCAATAGAAGTAATGGTGTAATGCTACTATATACGAAGCCAGGGGAAGCGCGACGGCGTGATGTAAAGTAGCGGCCGTATGTTTTCAAGGGTGGTGAAGAGGTTTGCGAACCGATTGAGATATATCGGCGGAGCTGTTACCTTTTCGGAAGGGAAAGAAGGGTGGCGGATGTTCCTATAGACCACCCCACCTGCAGCAAGCAACATGCCGTTATACAGTTCCGGCGGGTGGAAGAGGAGCGACGTGATGGTACATTGTTGAAGGTAGTGAAGCCCTATATTGTGGATCTTGGAAGCACGAATAAAACTTTTGTCAATGGTGTTGCGATTGAACCTCGAAGATATTATGAACTTGTGGAAAAGAATATGATTAAATTTGGT TATAGTAGCCGAGAGTATGTGCTTCTGCACGAGAATTATGTAGGTTGA